The following proteins come from a genomic window of Paucimonas lemoignei:
- the recB gene encoding exodeoxyribonuclease V subunit beta → MTDIQHTASLALRFPLRGSQLIEASAGTGKTFTISALYVRLVLGHGGDAAGFGRELLPPQILVVTFTDAATKELRDRIRIRLAEAARFFREEISAPDELINELRDQFSAEQWPACASRLDIAAQWMDEAAVSTIHSWCQRMLREHAFDSGSLFTQTLETDHSNLLGEVLRDYWRLFCYPMSGDALTWVRSNWSGPAALLPKVRSLFGSERAVPTQAPAELITASLQQRREALKALKSPWTNWAAELHAICIDGVACKVVDGRKMQERYFRPWFEKLTAWAADDELEELDLGTGFTRLTPEGIAEAWKSNPPSHPAFEAMVELKVALDTLPTPDAAVLEHAAHWVGVRFEAEKRRRAEMGFDDMLLRLDAALQSAGGERLATLIREQFPVALIDEFQDTDPVQYRIFESIYRLEENDSETGLFLIGDPKQAIYAFRGADIYTYLRARQATAGRWHTLDTNYRSSHAMVEAVNHVFLRAEQRPEGRGAFLFREGNDNDVPFFGALSQGKKDALQLDGTPLAALNVWHMASDQPVSGAAYRQQLAASCASEIVRLLNAGQQGRAGFAAPDKELKGVLPADIAILVRDGKEAQAVRGELSARGVRSVYLSDKDSVFAAQEAHDVLAWLKACAEPDSERTLRAALACITLALPLAELERLNQDELAWEARVMQFRGYHLIWRNQGVLPMLRRLLHDFQLPQTLIARTDGERVLTNLLHLSELLQQAAAELDGEQALIRHLGEHLALSGQAGEEQILRLESDEQLVKVVTIHKSKGLQYPLVFLPFICSSKPVDGSRLPLHFHDENRKAQVSLKPTAALIEQSDNERLAEDLRLLYVALTRAEYACWMGVADLKRGNASSSMLHRSALGYLLGGGMPLTESAGLSSWLRDLSEGCNGVSVEAVPEPTAETFSPPRNEATLLKPLNPKRRAAENWWIASYSALRIGDTITTGGDESPDSPQAQKLFDDERLDPEAPREVLVSGGDIHRFPRGPNPGTFLHGLLEWAGNEGFSAVADKPDVLEKQVGPRCNRRGWTGWIGTLTAWLQQVLTMPLSLADDTQSVALGEMDQPNQYRIEMEFWFACHKVDVAQMDALVRRYTHDNAPRAATETVSLNGMFKGFIDLTFEHEGRYYVADYKSNWLGPDDESYTQDAMTSAILDNRYDLQYVLYLLALHRQLKARLADYDYDQHMGGALYIFLRGAYASTQGAYFTRPPRELIEGLDLLFQGKSVTQEFVLTGEPA, encoded by the coding sequence ATGACTGACATCCAGCACACTGCATCCCTGGCGCTGCGTTTCCCGTTGCGGGGCAGCCAACTGATCGAAGCCAGCGCAGGCACCGGCAAGACCTTCACTATCTCGGCGTTGTACGTGCGACTGGTGCTGGGCCATGGCGGTGATGCAGCGGGTTTCGGCCGCGAATTACTGCCGCCACAAATCCTCGTCGTCACCTTCACCGATGCCGCCACCAAAGAACTGCGTGACCGCATTCGCATACGTCTGGCTGAAGCTGCGCGCTTCTTTCGCGAAGAAATCAGCGCGCCGGACGAGCTGATCAACGAGCTGCGTGATCAATTCAGTGCCGAGCAATGGCCCGCCTGCGCCAGTCGTCTGGATATCGCCGCGCAATGGATGGACGAAGCCGCCGTATCGACCATTCACAGTTGGTGTCAGCGCATGTTGCGCGAGCATGCCTTCGACAGCGGCAGCCTGTTCACCCAGACCCTGGAAACCGACCACAGCAATTTGCTGGGCGAAGTGCTGCGCGATTACTGGCGGCTGTTCTGCTACCCCATGAGCGGCGATGCCCTGACCTGGGTACGCAGCAACTGGAGCGGCCCTGCAGCACTGTTACCAAAAGTCCGCAGCCTGTTCGGCAGCGAACGCGCAGTCCCGACTCAGGCACCTGCCGAGCTGATCACCGCGTCGTTACAACAACGTCGCGAAGCCCTCAAGGCGTTGAAGTCTCCCTGGACAAACTGGGCGGCTGAACTGCACGCAATCTGCATCGACGGTGTGGCCTGCAAAGTGGTCGACGGTCGCAAGATGCAGGAGCGCTACTTCCGCCCGTGGTTCGAGAAGCTTACCGCCTGGGCGGCCGACGATGAGCTCGAAGAGCTTGATCTGGGCACCGGTTTCACCCGTTTGACCCCGGAAGGCATCGCCGAAGCCTGGAAGAGCAACCCGCCGTCGCACCCGGCGTTCGAAGCCATGGTTGAACTCAAGGTCGCGCTGGACACGCTGCCGACGCCAGATGCTGCCGTACTGGAGCATGCTGCCCACTGGGTCGGCGTGCGCTTTGAGGCGGAAAAACGGCGCCGCGCCGAGATGGGCTTCGACGACATGCTGCTCAGGCTCGATGCCGCGCTGCAAAGTGCCGGTGGCGAACGCCTGGCGACGCTGATTCGTGAACAGTTTCCCGTGGCGTTGATCGATGAATTCCAGGACACCGACCCGGTGCAGTACCGCATCTTCGAGAGCATCTACCGCCTCGAAGAAAACGACAGCGAAACCGGGCTGTTCCTGATCGGTGATCCTAAACAGGCGATCTACGCCTTTCGCGGTGCCGACATCTACACCTACCTGCGCGCCCGCCAGGCCACCGCCGGGCGCTGGCATACGCTGGACACCAACTACCGCTCGAGCCACGCCATGGTTGAAGCGGTCAACCATGTGTTCCTGCGCGCCGAACAACGGCCTGAAGGGCGCGGGGCTTTTCTGTTCCGCGAGGGCAACGACAATGACGTGCCATTCTTCGGCGCGCTCTCCCAGGGCAAGAAAGACGCACTGCAACTAGACGGCACGCCGCTGGCTGCACTGAACGTTTGGCACATGGCGAGTGATCAACCGGTGTCGGGCGCTGCGTATCGTCAACAATTGGCCGCCAGCTGTGCCAGTGAAATCGTTCGCCTGCTCAATGCAGGACAACAGGGCCGAGCCGGTTTCGCCGCGCCGGACAAAGAGCTCAAAGGCGTGCTGCCCGCAGACATTGCGATTCTGGTGCGCGATGGCAAAGAGGCCCAGGCTGTGCGCGGCGAGTTGTCGGCGAGGGGTGTGCGCAGCGTTTACCTGTCCGACAAGGATTCCGTGTTCGCCGCCCAGGAAGCCCACGACGTGCTGGCCTGGCTCAAGGCCTGTGCCGAACCGGATTCCGAGCGCACCCTGCGCGCCGCGCTGGCCTGCATCACCCTGGCATTGCCGCTGGCTGAACTGGAACGTTTGAATCAGGACGAACTGGCCTGGGAAGCCCGGGTCATGCAGTTCCGGGGCTATCACCTGATCTGGCGCAACCAGGGCGTATTGCCCATGCTGCGGCGCTTGCTGCACGACTTTCAGTTGCCGCAAACCTTGATCGCACGCACCGACGGCGAACGCGTGCTGACCAACCTGCTGCACCTGTCCGAATTGCTGCAACAAGCCGCTGCCGAACTGGATGGCGAGCAGGCGTTGATTCGGCATCTGGGCGAGCATCTGGCGCTGTCCGGTCAGGCCGGTGAAGAACAGATCCTGCGTCTGGAAAGCGATGAGCAACTGGTCAAAGTGGTGACCATCCACAAATCCAAGGGCCTTCAATATCCGCTGGTGTTCCTGCCGTTCATTTGTTCGAGCAAGCCGGTGGATGGCAGCCGTCTGCCGTTGCACTTCCACGACGAAAACCGCAAGGCGCAAGTCAGCCTCAAGCCCACCGCCGCATTGATCGAGCAGTCCGATAACGAGCGTCTCGCTGAAGACCTGCGGCTGCTCTACGTCGCCCTGACCCGCGCCGAATACGCCTGCTGGATGGGCGTTGCGGACCTCAAGCGCGGTAACGCCAGCAGCTCCATGCTGCATCGCTCGGCGCTGGGTTATTTGCTAGGTGGCGGTATGCCGTTGACGGAGTCGGCGGGCCTCAGTTCCTGGCTGCGCGACCTAAGTGAAGGTTGCAATGGCGTGAGTGTGGAAGCTGTGCCAGAGCCAACCGCTGAAACCTTCAGCCCGCCGCGCAACGAAGCGACCTTGCTCAAACCGCTCAACCCCAAACGTCGGGCTGCGGAGAACTGGTGGATTGCGTCCTACAGCGCACTGCGCATTGGCGACACCATTACCACCGGTGGTGACGAATCCCCCGACAGCCCGCAAGCGCAAAAGCTGTTTGACGACGAGCGCCTTGACCCCGAAGCGCCACGGGAAGTGCTGGTCAGTGGCGGCGATATTCACCGCTTTCCGCGTGGGCCTAATCCCGGCACCTTCCTGCACGGTTTGCTGGAGTGGGCCGGCAACGAGGGCTTCTCGGCCGTCGCGGACAAACCGGATGTACTCGAAAAACAGGTCGGCCCGCGTTGCAACCGTCGCGGCTGGACGGGCTGGATCGGTACGCTGACTGCCTGGCTGCAGCAAGTATTGACGATGCCGCTGTCCCTGGCCGACGACACCCAGTCAGTCGCGCTGGGCGAAATGGACCAGCCCAACCAATACCGTATCGAGATGGAATTCTGGTTCGCCTGCCACAAAGTCGACGTCGCGCAGATGGACGCTCTGGTGCGCCGCTACACCCACGACAACGCCCCGCGCGCAGCAACGGAAACCGTCTCGCTCAATGGCATGTTCAAGGGCTTCATCGACCTGACTTTCGAGCACGAAGGCCGGTATTACGTGGCGGACTACAAATCCAACTGGCTCGGGCCGGACGATGAAAGCTACACCCAGGACGCTATGACCAGCGCGATTCTCGACAATCGCTATGACCTGCAATACGTGCTGTACCTGCTCGCGTTGCATCGCCAGCTCAAAGCGCGGCTCGCCGATTACGATTACGACCAACACATGGGCGGCGCGCTGTACATCTTCCTGCGCGGTGCGTACGCCAGCACCCAGGGCGCGTACTTCACCCGGCCGCCACGGGAACTGATCGAAGGTCTGGATCTACTCTTCCAGGGTAAGTCAGTGACGCAAGAATTCGTCCTCACCGGAGAGCCCGCATGA
- the recC gene encoding exodeoxyribonuclease V subunit gamma, whose protein sequence is MSVTTSLSAGFMVVHGNRLDDLRSLVVSWMRRYPLTPLENEIALVQSNGIAQWLKLALAEDAADEDLGGCGIAAAIDVQLPGSFMWQLYRSVLGKDEIPAASLLDKAPLTWRLMRLLPALIDQPHFEPLRRFLTNDPDLRKRYQLSERLADLFDQYQVYRADWLEDWAAGRHQLRNVRGESKPLTPANCWQAELWRALLLDVGQEGMAQSRAGVHQRFIERITHLDEAPAGLPPRVIVFGISSLPAQALEALAGLARFSQVLLCVHNPCRHHWADIVADKDLLRHQYKRQARKTGMPVVLDSQALHQHAHPLLAAWGKQGRDYINLLDSHDDPGSYRSAFKDGRIDLFSESDPKTILNQLQDDILELRPLDETRELWPAVNKATDRSIRFHVAHSAQREVEILHDQLLARFSKDPDLRPRDVIVMVPDIDSYAPHIRAVFGQIERDDRRFIPFTLADQGQRGREPLLIAVEHLLKIPDSRFPVSEILDLLDVPALRARFKIQERDLPTLHRWIEGAGVRWGLSAAQRESLGLPPELEQNSWHFGLRRMLLGYAVGAGVACDGIEPYDEIGGLDAALIGPLVALIDALQVAHNELSSPAIAQDWGLRLQALLQLFFLADSEHDDYLLAQLEQLRETWLQTCEAVGLQDELPLTVVREAWLAGLDQGRLSQRFLAGSVNFCTLMPMRAIPFKLVCLLGMNDGDYPRAQPPLDFDLMGSDYRPGDRSRREDDRYLLLEALLSARDQLYISWVGRSIRDNSERPPSVLVGQLRDHLSAGWKLADAVEPMDSKKRDPGQQLLHALTLEHPLQPFSAQYFHANTENLFSFAREWQVLHEDQTAPPTPMTLTGHEQDEPLNLAQLQDFLRNPVKHFFSQRLKIYFEVAEAPLADEEPFVLDALERYSLSDSLLNAALTHADHSDEALQAQALKLQGSGLLPMAGFGASLQQELIEPLPDLVQRYHSLLHRWPEPLSSALPVSHAYQGVSLEGWLGGLHRNTQGDYLLITAIPNAIGGKKSRKWHRLIRPWVLHLVGCACGLPLSTALVASDETLLLDPLDQALATNVLNDLLTAWLSGMQRPLPVAVKTAFAWLGQTDTSKAEAAARKAYEGDGQTTDGERRESTALARQFPDFDALMESEEFVGWCEALYKPIVEAPWQSLSSEGASA, encoded by the coding sequence ATGTCCGTAACAACCTCCCTCAGCGCCGGTTTCATGGTCGTTCACGGCAATCGCCTGGATGACCTGCGCAGTCTGGTGGTGTCATGGATGCGTCGCTATCCACTAACGCCCCTGGAAAACGAAATCGCGCTGGTGCAGAGCAACGGCATTGCTCAGTGGCTCAAGCTGGCTCTGGCCGAAGATGCCGCAGACGAGGACTTGGGTGGCTGCGGGATTGCGGCTGCGATAGATGTGCAACTCCCTGGCAGCTTCATGTGGCAGCTGTACCGATCAGTGCTGGGCAAAGATGAAATCCCTGCAGCCTCGCTGCTGGATAAGGCTCCACTGACCTGGCGTCTGATGCGCCTGTTGCCAGCCCTTATCGATCAGCCGCACTTCGAGCCATTGCGCAGATTCCTGACCAACGACCCAGACCTGCGCAAGCGTTACCAACTGTCAGAGCGACTCGCCGATCTGTTTGATCAATACCAGGTCTACCGCGCCGACTGGCTGGAAGATTGGGCAGCAGGTCGTCACCAACTGCGTAACGTGAGAGGCGAATCCAAGCCGCTGACACCCGCTAATTGCTGGCAGGCAGAACTCTGGCGTGCCTTGTTGCTGGATGTCGGGCAAGAAGGGATGGCTCAGAGCCGGGCGGGTGTGCATCAGCGCTTTATCGAGCGCATCACCCACCTTGACGAAGCACCGGCAGGTTTACCTCCTCGTGTGATTGTCTTTGGTATTTCCTCTCTGCCCGCCCAGGCACTCGAAGCCTTGGCCGGTCTGGCAAGATTCAGCCAAGTACTGCTCTGCGTTCACAACCCTTGCCGTCACCATTGGGCTGACATCGTCGCCGATAAAGACCTGTTAAGGCATCAATACAAGCGTCAGGCACGCAAGACGGGTATGCCGGTTGTTCTTGATTCGCAAGCCCTGCACCAGCACGCCCACCCGCTATTGGCCGCATGGGGCAAGCAAGGCCGTGACTATATCAACCTGCTGGACAGTCACGATGATCCCGGCAGTTACCGCTCGGCGTTCAAGGACGGACGCATCGATCTGTTCAGCGAAAGCGACCCCAAGACTATCCTCAACCAGCTGCAGGACGACATCCTGGAACTGCGCCCACTCGACGAAACTCGCGAGCTCTGGCCTGCCGTAAACAAAGCAACAGACCGTTCCATACGCTTCCATGTCGCCCACAGCGCTCAGCGGGAAGTCGAAATCCTTCACGACCAGCTACTGGCGCGGTTCAGCAAGGATCCTGACCTTCGCCCTCGCGACGTGATCGTCATGGTTCCGGACATCGACAGCTATGCGCCGCACATCCGCGCCGTGTTCGGACAGATCGAGCGTGACGATCGACGTTTCATCCCGTTCACCTTGGCCGACCAAGGCCAGCGTGGCCGCGAACCGCTGCTGATTGCTGTAGAGCATCTGCTGAAAATCCCCGACAGCCGCTTCCCGGTCAGTGAAATCCTCGACTTGCTGGATGTTCCCGCACTGCGCGCGCGCTTCAAGATTCAGGAACGCGACCTGCCAACACTGCACCGCTGGATCGAAGGCGCCGGAGTACGTTGGGGGCTCAGCGCAGCGCAACGGGAAAGCCTGGGTCTGCCACCCGAACTGGAGCAGAACAGCTGGCACTTCGGTTTGCGCCGCATGCTGCTGGGCTATGCCGTAGGCGCCGGTGTTGCCTGCGACGGTATCGAGCCCTACGACGAAATCGGTGGGCTGGACGCCGCATTGATTGGCCCACTGGTCGCGCTGATCGATGCACTGCAGGTCGCGCACAACGAGCTGTCTTCGCCGGCCATCGCCCAAGACTGGGGCCTGCGCCTGCAAGCCTTGTTGCAGCTGTTCTTCCTCGCCGACAGCGAGCATGACGATTACCTGCTGGCTCAACTGGAACAACTGCGCGAAACCTGGCTGCAGACCTGTGAAGCCGTTGGCCTGCAAGACGAGCTACCGCTGACGGTTGTTCGCGAAGCCTGGCTGGCAGGGCTGGACCAAGGTCGCCTGTCCCAGCGCTTCCTGGCAGGTTCGGTCAATTTCTGCACCCTGATGCCGATGCGCGCTATCCCTTTCAAACTGGTGTGTTTGCTGGGGATGAACGATGGGGATTATCCACGCGCACAGCCACCGCTGGATTTCGACCTGATGGGCAGCGACTACCGCCCTGGTGATCGCTCCCGCCGTGAAGACGACCGTTACTTGTTGCTCGAAGCCCTGCTCTCTGCAAGGGACCAGCTCTACATCAGCTGGGTTGGCCGCAGCATTCGCGACAACAGCGAGCGCCCGCCATCAGTGCTGGTTGGGCAACTGCGTGATCACCTGTCCGCAGGCTGGAAACTGGCCGACGCCGTGGAACCCATGGACAGCAAAAAGCGTGATCCCGGCCAGCAACTTTTGCACGCCCTGACCCTTGAGCACCCGCTGCAGCCGTTCAGTGCCCAATACTTCCATGCCAACACCGAGAACCTCTTCAGCTTCGCCCGCGAATGGCAGGTTCTGCACGAAGACCAAACCGCGCCACCAACGCCGATGACCCTGACCGGCCATGAGCAGGACGAACCGCTGAACCTCGCCCAGTTGCAGGATTTCCTACGCAACCCGGTCAAACACTTCTTCAGCCAGCGTCTGAAAATTTACTTTGAAGTGGCAGAGGCGCCGCTGGCTGACGAAGAACCTTTCGTGCTCGATGCCCTTGAGCGCTACAGCCTCAGCGACAGCCTGCTCAATGCCGCGCTCACCCATGCCGACCACAGCGACGAAGCCCTGCAAGCCCAGGCGCTGAAACTGCAAGGCAGCGGCCTGTTGCCCATGGCGGGCTTCGGTGCCAGCTTGCAGCAAGAACTGATCGAACCGTTGCCCGATCTGGTGCAGCGCTACCACAGCCTGCTGCACCGCTGGCCCGAGCCGCTGAGCAGTGCGTTGCCCGTCAGCCATGCGTATCAGGGGGTAAGCCTCGAAGGCTGGTTGGGCGGGCTGCATCGCAATACCCAAGGTGACTACCTGCTGATCACGGCTATTCCCAACGCGATCGGCGGCAAGAAATCTCGCAAATGGCATCGCCTGATTCGCCCTTGGGTGCTGCATCTGGTGGGCTGCGCCTGCGGATTGCCGCTGAGCACTGCGCTGGTGGCCAGTGATGAAACCTTGCTGCTGGACCCGCTGGACCAAGCCCTGGCGACAAACGTGCTGAACGATCTGCTCACCGCATGGCTCAGCGGCATGCAGCGTCCGTTGCCGGTGGCGGTCAAAACGGCGTTCGCCTGGCTGGGCCAGACCGATACCAGCAAGGCCGAAGCAGCAGCTCGCAAAGCCTACGAAGGCGACGGGCAAACCACTGACGGCGAGCGTCGAGAAAGCACCGCGCTCGCCCGGCAGTTCCCGGACTTCGATGCATTGATGGAGAGCGAAGAGTTCGTTGGCTGGTGCGAGGCGCTGTACAAACCCATTGTCGAGGCGCCTTGGCAGTCTCTGTCCAGCGAAGGAGCCAGCGCATGA
- the mmsA_2 gene encoding methylmalonate-semialdehyde dehydrogenase, with protein sequence MSTIQHLIDGQFVTDTGRTADVFNPSTGQAIHKVPLASREIVQQAIDSAKAAFPAWRNTPAAKRAQVMFRFKQLLEQNEARIAQLISEEHGKTLEDAAGELKRGIENVEFACAAPEVLKGEYSRNVGPNIDAWSDFQPLGVVAGITPFNFPAMVPLWMYPLAIVCGNCFILKPSERDPSSTLLIAQLLQEAGLPKGVLNVVHGDKTAVDALIEAPEVKALSFVGSTPIAEYIYKEGAARGKRVQALGGAKNHAVLMPDADLDNAVSALMGAAYGSCGERCMAISVAVCVGDQVADALVAKLVPQIASLKIGAGTTCGLDMGPLVTGQHRDKVSGYIEDGVQAGAKLVVDGRGLSVAGNEDGFFLGGCLFDQVTPEMRIYKEEIFGPVLCIVRVDSLEAAMQLINDHEYGNGTCIFTRDGEAARLFCDEIEVGMVGVNVPLPVPVAYHSFGGWKRSLFGDLHAYGPDGVRFYTRRKAITQRWPQRASHEASQFAFPSL encoded by the coding sequence ATGAGCACCATTCAACACCTGATCGACGGCCAATTTGTGACCGATACAGGCCGCACCGCCGACGTATTCAATCCCTCGACCGGCCAGGCTATCCATAAAGTCCCATTGGCGAGCCGGGAAATCGTGCAGCAGGCGATCGATTCAGCCAAGGCTGCTTTTCCGGCATGGCGCAATACGCCGGCGGCAAAGCGCGCGCAGGTCATGTTCCGTTTCAAGCAGTTGCTGGAGCAGAACGAGGCTCGTATCGCCCAGCTGATTAGCGAAGAGCATGGCAAGACCCTCGAAGATGCTGCAGGCGAGTTGAAGCGCGGTATCGAAAACGTCGAGTTTGCCTGTGCTGCGCCGGAAGTCCTCAAAGGTGAATACAGCCGCAACGTGGGGCCGAACATTGATGCCTGGTCTGATTTCCAGCCGCTGGGTGTGGTCGCCGGTATTACCCCGTTCAACTTCCCGGCGATGGTGCCGCTGTGGATGTATCCGCTGGCGATTGTGTGCGGCAACTGCTTCATCCTCAAACCATCGGAGCGCGATCCAAGCTCCACCTTGCTGATTGCCCAGTTGTTGCAGGAAGCCGGCCTGCCTAAAGGCGTCCTTAACGTGGTGCACGGTGACAAAACTGCGGTGGACGCGCTGATCGAAGCGCCGGAAGTCAAAGCGTTGAGCTTTGTCGGCTCCACTCCGATTGCCGAGTACATCTATAAAGAAGGCGCTGCACGTGGCAAGCGCGTTCAGGCATTGGGCGGGGCGAAGAACCATGCGGTGCTGATGCCGGATGCCGATCTGGACAACGCAGTCAGCGCACTGATGGGCGCAGCTTATGGTTCATGTGGTGAACGCTGCATGGCCATCTCTGTTGCGGTGTGTGTGGGTGATCAGGTTGCCGATGCATTGGTCGCCAAGCTGGTGCCACAAATCGCTTCGCTGAAAATCGGCGCGGGCACCACCTGCGGGCTGGACATGGGGCCACTGGTTACCGGGCAGCATCGCGATAAAGTCAGTGGCTATATAGAAGACGGCGTCCAGGCGGGTGCGAAGCTGGTGGTCGATGGCCGTGGCTTGAGTGTCGCCGGTAATGAGGATGGCTTCTTCCTGGGTGGTTGCCTGTTCGATCAGGTCACCCCAGAGATGCGTATCTATAAAGAAGAGATCTTTGGTCCGGTGCTGTGCATCGTGCGCGTTGACAGTCTCGAAGCCGCCATGCAATTGATCAATGATCATGAGTACGGCAATGGCACCTGTATCTTCACTCGCGATGGCGAAGCGGCCCGCTTGTTCTGCGATGAGATCGAAGTGGGAATGGTTGGGGTCAACGTGCCGCTGCCGGTGCCGGTGGCTTATCACAGCTTCGGTGGCTGGAAGCGTTCGCTGTTCGGCGACCTGCATGCTTATGGCCCGGATGGCGTGCGTTTCTATACGCGCCGCAAGGCAATTACCCAGCGCTGGCCGCAGCGTGCAAGCCATGAGGCATCGCAGTTCGCGTTTCCTAGCTTGTAA
- a CDS encoding beta alanine--pyruvate transaminase produces the protein MNSFESSDMSIASQLKLDAHWMPYTANRNFQRDPRLIVAASGSYLTDDKGRKIYDALSGLWTCGAGHTRKEIQEAVSKQLGILDYSPAFQFGHPLSFQLAEKITELTPGNLNHVFYTNSGSECADTAVKMVRAYWRLKGQASKTKMIGRARGYHGVNVAGTSLGGVNGNRKMFGQLMDVDHLPHTLLASNAYSKGMPEAGGIALADEMLKLIELHDASNIAAVIVEPMAGSAGVIVPPQGYLKRLREICDQHNILLIFDEVITGFGRTGSMFGAESFGVTPDLMCIAKQVTNGAIPMGAVIASSEIYQTFMNQPTPEYAVEFPHGYTYSAHPVACAAGLAALELLQRENLVQQAAEVAPHFESAIHSIKGTKNVVDIRNYGLAGAIQIAPRDGDAIVRPFEAGMKLWKAGFYVRFGGDTLQFGPTFNSKPQDLDRLFDAVGEALNQID, from the coding sequence ATGAACAGTTTTGAGTCGTCCGACATGTCTATCGCCAGCCAATTGAAGCTTGATGCTCATTGGATGCCTTACACCGCCAATCGCAATTTCCAGCGCGATCCGCGGTTGATCGTGGCGGCCAGTGGCAGTTACCTGACGGACGACAAGGGCCGCAAGATCTACGACGCCTTGTCTGGCCTGTGGACCTGCGGTGCGGGGCACACCCGCAAAGAGATCCAGGAAGCGGTTTCCAAACAGCTGGGCATTCTGGATTACTCCCCCGCGTTTCAATTCGGTCATCCGCTGTCGTTTCAACTGGCGGAGAAAATCACCGAGCTGACCCCGGGCAACCTGAATCACGTCTTCTATACCAACTCGGGTTCCGAGTGCGCCGATACGGCAGTGAAGATGGTGCGCGCTTACTGGCGTCTCAAAGGTCAGGCGAGCAAGACCAAAATGATCGGTCGTGCCCGTGGCTATCACGGCGTTAACGTGGCGGGCACCAGCCTGGGCGGCGTGAACGGCAATCGCAAAATGTTTGGCCAGTTGATGGATGTCGATCATCTGCCCCACACCTTGCTGGCCAGCAACGCCTATTCCAAAGGGATGCCGGAAGCGGGTGGCATCGCGCTGGCCGATGAAATGCTCAAGCTGATCGAGCTGCATGACGCTTCGAACATCGCTGCGGTCATCGTTGAGCCCATGGCGGGCTCCGCCGGAGTGATCGTTCCGCCGCAGGGTTACCTCAAGCGCCTGCGTGAAATTTGTGATCAGCACAACATCCTGCTGATCTTCGACGAAGTCATCACCGGCTTCGGTCGCACTGGCTCGATGTTCGGTGCGGAAAGCTTCGGTGTGACGCCTGACCTGATGTGCATCGCCAAGCAAGTCACCAACGGTGCGATTCCCATGGGGGCGGTGATTGCCAGCAGCGAGATTTATCAGACGTTCATGAATCAGCCGACGCCTGAGTACGCAGTGGAATTCCCCCATGGCTACACCTATTCCGCTCACCCGGTTGCTTGTGCGGCCGGTCTTGCCGCGTTGGAGTTGCTGCAGCGGGAAAACCTTGTGCAGCAAGCCGCAGAAGTCGCGCCGCATTTCGAAAGCGCCATTCACAGCATCAAGGGCACCAAGAATGTCGTGGATATTCGTAACTACGGCCTCGCGGGTGCGATCCAGATTGCTCCACGTGATGGCGATGCGATCGTCCGGCCATTCGAAGCGGGCATGAAGCTGTGGAAAGCAGGGTTCTATGTGCGCTTCGGTGGCGACACCCTGCAGTTCGGGCCAACGTTCAACAGCAAGCCGCAGGACCTGGATCGTCTATTCGATGCGGTAGGCGAAGCGCTGAATCAGATCGACTGA
- the cysL_5 gene encoding LysR family transcriptional regulator — MSRRPDPLAQVSDFDIRLLRIFRSVVESGGFSAAESALGIGRSAISQQMSDLEQRLGLRLCQRGRAGFSVTEEGREVYQSALQLLSALESFRTEVNGLHQHLRGELNIGLTDNLVTLPHMRITHALAQLKERGPDVHINIRMIAPNEVEQGVLDGRLHVGVVPQASALSGLEYQPLYSERSLLYCAVGHPLFYMEDAALDDSRLAEQDAIAPTFRLPADIQAHYQALNCTASASDREGMAFLILTGRYIGYLPDHYASFWVQQGRLRALKPSSRFYDLSLVSVTRKGRRPHLVLESFLQTLAATR, encoded by the coding sequence ATGAGCCGTCGCCCCGATCCCTTGGCACAAGTCAGTGACTTTGATATTCGCTTGCTACGCATCTTTCGAAGCGTAGTCGAGTCCGGTGGTTTCTCAGCCGCTGAAAGCGCACTGGGCATCGGCCGCTCGGCCATCAGCCAACAGATGAGCGATCTAGAACAGCGCCTGGGCCTGCGTTTGTGTCAACGCGGGCGGGCGGGATTTTCCGTTACTGAAGAAGGCCGCGAGGTTTACCAGTCCGCTTTGCAGTTGCTCAGCGCCCTGGAAAGCTTCCGGACCGAGGTTAACGGGCTGCATCAGCACTTGCGCGGCGAACTGAACATCGGGCTGACCGATAACCTGGTCACCCTCCCCCACATGCGCATCACCCACGCATTGGCGCAGCTCAAAGAACGCGGCCCGGACGTGCACATCAACATCCGCATGATTGCGCCCAACGAAGTCGAGCAAGGCGTGCTCGATGGCCGCTTGCATGTCGGAGTCGTGCCTCAGGCCAGCGCGCTGTCGGGGCTTGAATATCAGCCGTTGTACAGCGAGCGGTCATTGCTCTATTGCGCAGTGGGTCATCCGCTCTTCTATATGGAAGATGCTGCACTGGATGATTCACGGTTGGCTGAGCAGGACGCCATTGCCCCGACCTTCCGCCTGCCCGCCGATATTCAAGCCCATTATCAGGCGCTCAATTGCACCGCCAGCGCTTCGGACCGCGAAGGCATGGCGTTTCTAATTCTGACCGGTCGCTACATCGGCTACCTGCCGGACCATTACGCCAGTTTCTGGGTGCAGCAGGGGCGCTTGCGGGCATTGAAGCCTTCTTCACGGTTTTACGACCTGAGCCTGGTCTCGGTCACTCGCAAAGGCCGCCGCCCCCATTTGGTGCTGGAGAGCTTTCTGCAGACGCTGGCTGCTACGCGGTGA